The DNA region TTGGCTTCACCGAGCATTGGCTTTGGCGCGCGCCAGTGCCCTGGCGAGCATGACGCCGGCCATCTTGGTGCGGTACCTGGCGGGGCCACGCGCATCGGAGGCCGGTGAGGCGATCGCCTCCGCGGCGGCAACCGCCGCCTTGACGGTCGCGGCATCGAGCGTCGAGCCGATGACGAGCTTCGCTGCCGCCTCGGCGAAGAGCGGCGTCTCGGCCACATTGGTCAGGCCGATGGCGCAGTTCGTGACCTTGCCGACAGCGAGGCTCAGCACCACGGCGGCGGCGGCGATCGCATAGTCGCCGACCTTGCGCTTCAGCTTCTCATAGGCATGGCCATGGCCTGAAGCCGGCACCGGAATGCGGATCGCGGTCACGATCTCGCCGGGCTCGAGCGCCGTGAAATAGGCCCCCTGATAGAAGTCGCGGGCGGCCACCCGCCGCGCACCGCCCTTGGCGGCGACCTCATACATCGCATCGAGCGCGATCATGACGGCCGGCATGTCGTTGCCGGGATCACCATTCGCGACATTGCCGCCGAGCGTGCCGACATAGCGGACTTGCGGGTCGGCGATCTGCAGCGAGGTCTCGCGCAGGATGGGGATCTTGGCGCCGAGCAGCTCCGACTGGATCAACTCGTGATGCGTCGCCATGGCGCCGATGACGATGTCGCCGCCTTCGGCGCGGATGCTGCTGATGTCGGGGATGCCGTGCAGATCGATCAGATGCGCCGGCGAAGCGAGCCGCAGCTTCATCATGGGAATGAGGCTGTGCCCCCCGGCGAGGGGGCGCGCATCCTCACCGAGCCGCGCCAGCAAGGCGACGGCATCGGCGACCGAGCTCGGTCGGTGAAAGGCGAAGGCGCCTGGGATCACGGCGGACCTCCCGGTTGCGGCAGAGCAAGCCTTGATCGGAGCAAGGCTGGATCGGAGAAGAAGGCGGCCTGCCCCATCCGCATCGACCCGGTCGCAGCGGCGTGCTTGCGCGTGCCTGTTTGTGTTCGCAGACCTGTTGCGGAGCCGAAATAAGCTGCGCATCGCGGTGCAGCAGCAACGGTCAATTCACGAAAATGGTCGCGATTGCACCGGATGTGCGATCAGCCGCATCAAATGCGGGCCATCTGCACGAATTGCGTCAGAGATACTGACCTGAATCGTCCGAGACCCGATCTGCGCCGGCTCCTGCGCGGCACCGCAACAAAAGTGTCGCGCTCGCCTATCGCAGCGCAACTAGGATTTTCAGCGGCATCACGCCCGAAGGGCGAGAGTCGCCTCACGATTGATCAAGCCGAGGCGCGATTTCAACCTGCCGAAGCGGCTGCGGCTGACGGGGACGGTCTGGTGCTCGGCGCCTGAGAGCTCGACGAGCCCGTTATCCCCGACCCGCTTGAGCCCGACGACGCAATCGAGATTGACGATATGGCTGCGATGCACCCGCACGAAATGCTCGGCATCGAGGCGCTGCTCGATCTCGCCGATCGAGAGCGGGCAGAACAGCGTTGCGGCCCCATCGGAAATGAAAGTGTAATGCGCATTGGCATGAATGGCGACGATCGTGTCGATCGGCACGAAATAGGTCGCGCCGTCGCGCTCGACCGGGAGCTGCCTTGCAAGGCGCCGCGGCGGATTTCCAGCGCCTCCGAGCGGCCCGAAGGTTCCCCGGCCGAATTCGGGGCCGGCCTCATCGCTCCTATTGCCCGGTACGGCTGCCACGACGGCCACGGGTGCCGCAGGCGGCTCCGCGGGCTGCGCCGGGACCGTCACGAGCTGTGCGGCTGGGACGTCCAGGCGCGCCGGGGCCGCTGCTCGATCGGGGACCAGCGCCAGGAGGAAGATCGCCGATCCCAGGAAGGCGACGATGGCGACCACGATCGCCAGAAGGTCGGTCGAGAGGGCCGGCGCACCGGAAGTCGGCTGGCCGAACGGATAGATGGTGAGCCCCGCCATCGCGGTGTAATGCATCCCGGCGATCGCCAATCCGAGCGCCGTCGCCGAGAGCAGGAGTGGCGGACGGCCGCCTCGATCGCTCGCCAGCCAGAGCGCCAGGCCCGATGCGGCGATGCCGACGAGGACGCTCGCCACCACGAAAGGCGCCTCGTGCACCATATGGGCGCTCGCATGCAGGGCGCTCATGCCGATATAATGCATGGTGGCGATGCCGCCCCCCATGACGCAGGCTGAGGCGGCGAGACGGATCATCGTCAGCGGCCCGGCGCTCGCCGCGAACACCGCCGTCCCGACCACGATCACGCAGACCAGAAAGGACAACAGCGTCGGAAAGACGAGGTAATCGACCGTGAAGGGCAGCCTCGCGGCGAGCATGCCGACGAAATGCATGGCCCAGATGGCGACTGCGAGCGAAATCGCGGCTCCAGCCAGAAGCAGCCGCCGCCTGAGGCCTTCGGCCTGCCGGACTTGCACGGCGAGGTTCAGCCCGACATAGGCCCCCTGGATCGCGACGACGAGCGAGAGAATGACGAGCCAAGGCTCATGCGTCACACGCATCGGCGCTCCGCCTCC from Rhizobiales bacterium GAS188 includes:
- a CDS encoding carbon monoxide dehydrogenase, medium subunit, whose amino-acid sequence is MIPGAFAFHRPSSVADAVALLARLGEDARPLAGGHSLIPMMKLRLASPAHLIDLHGIPDISSIRAEGGDIVIGAMATHHELIQSELLGAKIPILRETSLQIADPQVRYVGTLGGNVANGDPGNDMPAVMIALDAMYEVAAKGGARRVAARDFYQGAYFTALEPGEIVTAIRIPVPASGHGHAYEKLKRKVGDYAIAAAAVVLSLAVGKVTNCAIGLTNVAETPLFAEAAAKLVIGSTLDAATVKAAVAAAEAIASPASDARGPARYRTKMAGVMLARALARAKANAR
- a CDS encoding MHYT domain-containing protein, NO-binding membrane sensor, with protein sequence MRVTHEPWLVILSLVVAIQGAYVGLNLAVQVRQAEGLRRRLLLAGAAISLAVAIWAMHFVGMLAARLPFTVDYLVFPTLLSFLVCVIVVGTAVFAASAGPLTMIRLAASACVMGGGIATMHYIGMSALHASAHMVHEAPFVVASVLVGIAASGLALWLASDRGGRPPLLLSATALGLAIAGMHYTAMAGLTIYPFGQPTSGAPALSTDLLAIVVAIVAFLGSAIFLLALVPDRAAAPARLDVPAAQLVTVPAQPAEPPAAPVAVVAAVPGNRSDEAGPEFGRGTFGPLGGAGNPPRRLARQLPVERDGATYFVPIDTIVAIHANAHYTFISDGAATLFCPLSIGEIEQRLDAEHFVRVHRSHIVNLDCVVGLKRVGDNGLVELSGAEHQTVPVSRSRFGRLKSRLGLINREATLALRA